One genomic region from Terriglobus aquaticus encodes:
- a CDS encoding SDR family NAD(P)-dependent oxidoreductase, which yields MGKLNGKIAIVTGASKGIGASIAEELGREGASVVVNYASSKDGADKVVKRITDAGGKAVAVGANVSKPEEIAKLVEGTKAAFGGRVDVLVNNAGVYQFAPLEQTTPELFHRIFDTNVLGLLLTTQAVVPLFPETGGSIINIGSLVGRNASANAAVYSATKGAVDSITVALSKELGPKKIRVNSLNPGPVVTEGAAGFTEFFETLTPQTPLGRVGQPSDIGRAATFFASDDSAWITGEVVVAAGGLR from the coding sequence ATGGGCAAGCTGAATGGCAAGATCGCGATCGTGACCGGCGCGTCAAAGGGAATTGGTGCGAGCATCGCAGAGGAACTGGGCCGCGAGGGCGCGAGCGTGGTGGTGAACTACGCTTCGTCCAAGGACGGCGCCGACAAGGTGGTGAAGCGCATCACCGATGCCGGCGGCAAGGCGGTTGCCGTGGGTGCGAACGTGTCGAAGCCGGAAGAGATCGCGAAGCTGGTCGAGGGCACGAAAGCGGCATTTGGCGGCCGGGTGGATGTGCTGGTCAACAACGCCGGGGTTTACCAGTTTGCGCCGCTGGAGCAGACTACGCCCGAACTCTTCCATCGCATTTTTGACACCAACGTGCTGGGTCTGCTGCTGACCACGCAGGCCGTCGTGCCGCTGTTTCCGGAGACGGGTGGATCGATCATCAACATTGGTTCGCTGGTGGGCCGCAATGCCTCAGCGAATGCCGCGGTGTACTCGGCGACCAAGGGCGCGGTAGATTCGATCACGGTTGCGCTGAGCAAGGAACTGGGGCCCAAGAAGATTCGCGTGAACAGCCTGAACCCCGGGCCGGTGGTCACCGAGGGTGCTGCAGGCTTCACCGAGTTCTTTGAAACGCTGACGCCACAGACGCCGCTGGGCCGCGTGGGACAGCCAAGCGACATCGGCCGCGCTGCCACGTTCTTCGCCTCGGACGACTCGGCGTGGATCACGGGCGAGGTTGTCGTCGCTGCCGGTGGCTTGCGCTAA